CGGAAGCGGAATGGGAAAAGGCCGCGCGCGGCACCGACGGGCGGCGCTGGCCCTGGGGCAGCGTGATGGACCCCGCCCGGCTGAACACCTACTACAGCGTCGGTTCGACGTCGGATGTCGATCACTTCAAGAACGGCGTGAGCCCCTACGGGGTCTTCGACATGGCGGGCAACGTCGAGGAATGGGTGCAGGACGACTTCCTCCCGTACAAGGGATCGCATGCTCCCGCCGAGATCTTCCAGGGGCATCTTGCCGAAGGGCAGACCCCGGAGGACCGGGACATGAAGATCACCGAGTTCGTCCCCATCTACAACCGGCATTACAAAGTGCTGCGCGGCGGATCGTGGAAGAGCGACCCGTTCTCCACGGCGACCTACCATCGCAACTACGACTGGCCCAATTACATGTCGGACTTTTTCGGATTCCGTTGCGCCACCAGCGCGGGCGGACCGAGGCGAGATCTCGATGCGAATCAATAAGATCATGCGGCACTGCGCCACCGTGGCCCCGGGCGCAGCGCTGTTGCCGTCGCCGGCGTTCGCGGCGGTCAACAGCTATCGCTTCATGCACGTCACGATCAACACGCCGTGGCACATCTTCCTGTTCCTCATGATCGGGGTGTTCGCACCCTTCATCCTCATGATCGTGCTGATGTGGCGCTACTCCTTCGGCAAGAAGAAGCCCCAGACCCCCAACCCGGCCGCGCGCCAACCGACGGAAAAATGATGCTGCAGAAATGGATCGCGACGCTGCTGCTGGCGTTCGCCGTGGGTACGATTTCCTGGATGCCTTCGCCCGCCTACGCGGCCGACACCCCCACCGACCAGCAGGTGATGAGCGGGTTCTCGCCCGAGGTCCAAAGCCAGAACACGCTGGCGCCGCAGGTCTTCAACTCCAACGCCGACAACACGCGGCGCTGGGTGATGTTCGCGCTGGCCGTGCCCCTGCTCATCCTGCTGCTGATCACGGCCGGACTCGGAATCTCGATGGGCCTGTATGGCAAGGACCTGTTCCTTCCGCACCTGATCTTTGCGGGGCTGTCGATCACGCTGGCGATCGCGCATGCGATCGTGGGGATCGTCTGGTTCCGACCACATTTATAAGCACCCTGCCATCGCGACGGACAACCGCTTCGACCACGGCCGTGCTTGCGGTGGAAGCCCGGGAGAATCGGGCGGCGCCTCCCATCGAGCACCGCCCGCGGCCTTCCCGGCCGGTCGTAAGGCAAGCCGTTCGTTTCCAGGCGGGCACGGGCTGTAACCCATGAACGCAACTGCGGCGCTCCTGTATTTCCTCAGTGGCGCCACCGGGCTTTGCTATGAGGTGCTGTGGGCGCGGATGCTGTCCGCCCAGTTCGGCGCCAGCACCTTCGGCATTGCCGCCACCGTCACGGCATTCCTGCTTGGGCTGGGGATCGGCAGCCTGGCCGCCGCCCGGGTCCGCGGCGCAACGCCCCGCACCGCGTTGCGTGCCTTCGCCGTCCTCGAAGGCACGGTTGCCCTCTATGCCCTCGCGCTGCCGGCGATCGTCGCCCACGGCGCACCCCACCTGGAGTCCCTGGCACCGATTCTCGATTTCGGGGAGTGGTCGGCGCTGCAGGGCGCCATCGCGGTCATCCTGCTGGGTCTGCCGGCGGCCGCGATGGGTGCGAGCTTTCCCATGATCGTGCGCGCGCTGCCTGCGGCCCCGGCGACGCTGGGGCGTATCTACGGCGTCAACTGCCTCGGTGCCGCGCTCGGTGCGTTGGGCAGCCTGTTCCTGCTGGAATCGCTGGGCTGGGCGGACGCGCTCTACGCCGTCGCCGCCGTGAGCATGACGGTTGCCGCCGGCGCCTGGATGCTCGCCGGCACCGGCGCGCAACGAGAATCCAGCGGAGACGACCGTCACCCGTCGGCGGCGCAGCAAAGGCCCGTCCGCCTCCGCGACCAGTTCACCTATGCCGCCGTCGGTGCCGCAGCCCTCCTGCTCGAACTCGGCTGGACCCGTCTCTATGGCATGGTCATGCTCCGCACGGAATATGTCCTTGCGATCGTGCTCGCGGTCTACCTGCTCGGCACCGCCATCGGCAGCCTGATCGCCGCCCGTGCCGTCGCCAACCCCGCCGCAACGGTCTGGCTCGCCCGCCTGGTTCCGCTCGCCGCCGCATCGGGCATCCTTGCGGGGCTCTGGGGCCTGCCGGCATTTTCGCTCTGGATCCAGCGCGCCCATTTCTCCTCGTTGCACCAGGCACTCGCCCTGCAGGCG
This genomic window from Burkholderiales bacterium GJ-E10 contains:
- a CDS encoding putative uncharacterized protein (Precursor) → MRINKIMRHCATVAPGAALLPSPAFAAVNSYRFMHVTINTPWHIFLFLMIGVFAPFILMIVLMWRYSFGKKKPQTPNPAARQPTEK
- a CDS encoding putative uncharacterized protein (Precursor) → MLQKWIATLLLAFAVGTISWMPSPAYAADTPTDQQVMSGFSPEVQSQNTLAPQVFNSNADNTRRWVMFALAVPLLILLLITAGLGISMGLYGKDLFLPHLIFAGLSITLAIAHAIVGIVWFRPHL